The Lysinibacillus timonensis nucleotide sequence TTTACCGGAAGCACTGATCATCCCATATATAAAAATATAAATCATAGCACTGCAAAAAACTACCCAATTATGGAACTACAAAAAATATGTAAATTAGTATTGTTCAAGCCGTCACCTACTGTTATTGAAGAACTCCAGCAATTGCCTGTTTGCATCACGAGTTATAAACATGAGGATGCCATTGATATAAGTCCCTTAGGTATTAATAAAGTATATGGCCTTGAACAACTACAAGTAAAAGAATTTATTGCATTTGGGAATGACAGCAACGATCAATGCTTATTTGAAAATGCACGATATAGTGTTTGCGTAGGTGATAATGAAGTACATAAATATGCTTCTATAAAAATTTCTAAGGACGATGTCGCAGAAACAATTGTTGAACTTAAAAATAGTTGCTTCTAATAGAAAAAGGAACCTATGGCCATTGATCTAACAATGCTATAGATTCCTTTTATACCTTATTTACATATGGTACAGCTTACCGTAATGTATCTAAATGAGGTTTTCTTGAATATAAAGATTTCTAAAATCAAAGCACCCATTTGTTGACAATACAAATACTAAAAACTATCCACTTCCATTTTAATATATATTCTATCCTTACTTAGGTAACCATCAAAATGGTAAGCGGAGAATATTCCGTTATTTGCTGAATGAAGCATGTTTCGGGGGAAATAAAGGAGATTTTTCCGATTACAAAAGCCAAAACCCCCCATTTTTAAGTTTTCCGCGTTAATAGGGGTATTTTCTCCGTCTATTTTGGTCCTTTTCTATATTATTTACAAAATAAATGGAATTTTTCCGTCTATTTATCAGAAAGGATGCTTAACCTCATCCCCCAACCAAGGAAAGGAATTTAACTAAAACCACCCTTATTTATGGTACGGTTCGCCTCTTATCACATCGTAAATAGCGAAAAAAAAAGATTCTAATGAAACTCCACTCCCCCTAATTAATACTATTTAAGATCAAGACGTTTTAAGTATTTTTTCATTTCAGCATCCATGGAGTAATTTGTAAAGAATATCCTTGTTCTACTAATCTGCCCCTTAGTACACTAAGTTCATCAAAAAAGGCACTTCCCCTTCTTAAAGAAAAGCACCCCTTTAGTTTAAGTACATTTAATCACATACTATAACGCTACTTTATTTTTAGTGCTGTTTATCCTTTAAGAACTTCACTGTTAGTATTTCTCGATCTTTATTTTCATTTTTATTTTTTCTTCGCTAGTTGTTTCTGTTTCAGAAACATTTTTAATAGAATCTTCAACTATTTGTTGAATTAATGTACCATCAATATTTGCATCCTTCGGGAAACCTACTGAAACTGTAAATTCATCAGTACCACCACTTAACATTATTGCTAGTGATTCACTTTCAAGTTCCGTTTGCTCTGTAATAGATACTATTATTTCATTTTGTAATTCAGAAAATAAAGTTTCCTGAGAAACTACTACTTCCTGCTCGCTTTCTAATACCTCGGTTGCATTACATCCAACTAACAAGATTGAACAAAATACAATTCCTGAAATTATGGCCTTTTTCATCATTTCTAAATTCCCCTTTCAAAAATAAATTGCACTTCCACAACAGTTTAATATTGGTCTGTTGTTGCTCCTAATGTAGCGCCGCGAATCATAGATTCATCACTAAACTTTATTAAATCACTTGGTTTTCCTGTAACTATCACACCAATGATTTTTAGGTTCTGAGGTTCTAGTTTTATTTCGCCCT carries:
- a CDS encoding HAD-IIB family hydrolase, with protein sequence MNFVFDIDGTLCFDGKTIDISIIEALNELSTFGHEIIFASARPIRDLVPVLPPHLKKGKLVGGNGCFISDNEGIKANHFVSELMEQLHIIIQNHQLTYLADGEWDYAFTGSTDHPIYKNINHSTAKNYPIMELQKICKLVLFKPSPTVIEELQQLPVCITSYKHEDAIDISPLGINKVYGLEQLQVKEFIAFGNDSNDQCLFENARYSVCVGDNEVHKYASIKISKDDVAETIVELKNSCF
- a CDS encoding topoisomerase, producing MMKKAIISGIVFCSILLVGCNATEVLESEQEVVVSQETLFSELQNEIIVSITEQTELESESLAIMLSGGTDEFTVSVGFPKDANIDGTLIQQIVEDSIKNVSETETTSEEKIKMKIKIEKY